Sequence from the Paenibacillus tundrae genome:
CATCGACTGCTCCAGTCACAGATCCGCTGATCGTCATCCAGTACGGCGGCGAATTCGAGAAGGCTTCCGCGATGTCAGCACCTCGTTCCAACGCACCTTTCAACACCGCACGTTGACCTGCATCCGCCTCCCAGTCCCATTCGCCCGGTTCAGGTTGGAAGCCAGGAACATCGCCCCCAGGACGTAACGCTTTCATCTCAGGGTTCTCCTCGCCTCCAATGTTGTAACGAACAATATTCAGTCCAAGCCCTTTGGCTGGGTCAAATACCAGATCCATCACTTCATCTACCTTCGCCTGATCCTTCCATTCACCCATATTGTTCGCCCACCACGCAAGTGATGTTCCCCAACCTTCAAAATGATCATAGGACTGCTCCAACTTCAAATTCACAGGTTCTCCCTCAAAGGCAAGTGGCTTCGATTGTCCATTGGCAAATTGATTCAATACAATTCCTCCTCCAGCTAGCAGTACAACCAGGGCTGCACCCATCAGGATGTAGCTTCGTCTGCGTCTGCTACGATGTTGATCACGACTCATGGTTCACACAATCCTCTCTCCAGTGCACCGCATCGTGCATGTGTAGTCACCCTTTGTGTGTCTGACACTTGTTTGTCTATACATTTGGTTGCCTAACGTTAAATTATTACGTTGGAGCTGCACATGTTAGGTGACATCTCGCTATACCACTTTCGTTATTTGATACCGCTGCTGCCTCCGCTAATGTTCGCTTCATATACATAACGTTGTCCGAATAGATAGACAAGCACCATCGGAATCGTCAGGAATAGCGAAGCGATCATGACTAAGTTCCATGGTGGCATCTGTCCACCACCAACGGTTGTCAGAAGTTGAACACCCAGGGCTAGTGGCATTTTCTCCGGGTCATTGATATAAATGAGCGGCCCCATGAAGTTACCCCAGTTGTAGGAGAATGAGAAAATAGCGATAGCAGCCAATATTGGATAGGTCAGCGGCATAATAATTTTCCAGTAGATCCCCGGATGACCCATGCCGTCAATCATCGCTGCTTCATCCAGTGATTTTGGAATGCTCATAACAAATTGCCGGATCAGGAATACGTTGAACGCACCCGCGAAGAAGCTTGGTACGATCAGTGGATAGAAGGTATTAATCCAGTCCAGATGGCGGAAGATGATAAATTGCGGTACCATCGTAACCTCACCCGGGATCATCATTGTGCTGAGCAGCACGATAAATAAGAAACGACTGCCTTTCGCTTTGATCCGTGCGAAACCATACGATACAATCGATGCAGACAATACAGATCCGATAATCGTGAATACCGTGATAATAATGGAGTTTTTCAGATAAGTGCCGAGATTGTTATTCGTAAAGATGGTGTAGAAGTTCGACCATTGAAATTCGAGTGGTATAAACGTAAAGGCTGATTTTACCGTCGTTGCGTCACTCGCCAGTGCAATAGAGATCATGTACAGGAAGGGGGAAGCCAGCAGCACCCCGACCAGAATCAGAAAAATGTAGGATATCGTCTTCTCGACAGTGGATGGATTACTCATTCGCTTTTCCCTCCTCGTAGTGCACCCATAGCGCTGATGAACGGAACACAACCAGGGTCAGTGCCATGATGATGATGAATAATACCCAAGCTATAGCGGATGCATAGCCCATTTTGTAGAACTGGAATGCGTTCTGGAACAAGTAAGGCACAACCATCTGACTTGAGTTATCCGGTCCACCCGCCGTAACGATAAATACCTGTGCGAATGTCTGGAGTGCGCCAATCATACCTGTTACCAAGTTGAAGAAAATGACGGGCGTAAGCATTGGAAATGTAATGTGGAAGAAGGATTGCGAGCTTTTGGCTCCATCGATGGCAGCGGCCTCGTACAACTCCTGAGGGATACCTTTCATACCCGCCAGTAGCAGTACCACGCCGCCCCCAACGCCCCATAAGGACATGAGAATCAATGCAGGTTTTACCCAATTCGGATCAAGAAGCCAAGCAGGACCTTGAATACCGAATACAGCAAGCGCTTGGTTAATTAAACCCTCTGTTGGTGCAAGCAAGTGGATAAAGAGCAAAGAGCTTGCTACGACTGGAACGACAGAAGGTAGATAGAATAGAATGCGGAAGAACGTGATGCCTTTGATTTTTTTGTTCAGATAATAGGCAATCCAGAGCGAGATGGACATCCCAAGTGGGATCGATATCAAGGCATAGAAAAAGGTGTTACCCACCGACTTCCAGAAGATCGGGTCATCGGTTAACAAGGTTTTGTAGTTATCAATACCGATGAAATTCGGGGACTGGAACAGATCCCAGTTGGTGAAGCTCATGTAGATTGAAAACAAAATCGGGCCCAGGGTAAGTCCTAGGAAACCAATTAGCCAAGGCGAGATAAAGATATAAAACCATTTCCCGTCCTTTTTCTTCACGTTAAGCCCTCCCATAACAAAGCGAGCAGACGGAACCCGGGTTCATGCCGAATTCCGTCTGTCCCCCTGTCGATCTATTTGTTCGTGTTCAAAAGGTTCGCTCTTGAACAACTTCTATTTATAGATTCTTTCCAGTCCACTCTGAATCTCGTTTACGGTATCATCGAGTGAAGCTTTGTTGTTGAAATATACACCCAGCTTGTCATTGATCAGCTTCATCATTTCATTCCATTGTGGATTGAACGGTTCAGCGTAAATGGTAGATTCACTGAAAGCAGCCATATTGATTTTTTTGCCACCATATTCCGCATTAAGGAACTCGTCGCTGGATAGACCTGCTTTCGTTGCTGGTGCATCTTGGCCTGCTTTGATCATTGGCATCTGAGCCTCAGGTGTAGTGAGTGCTTCGATCACCTTGAACGCTTCCTCTTTATGTTTGGATGCATTCGTAATCGTTAAGCCGTTGAAGAACGCATTGGTCTCACCCCAGATCGGAGAGATATCCCAGTTGATGCCTTCTACCTTAGCCAGTGAACCAATATTCCAGAAACCTGTCGTTTCCATCGCAATTTTACCTTGAGCGAACAATGGGTCAGCACCGATATTTCCCATATCCGCAATCTCCGTTGGTGTCGGGCTTGCACCGTGTACGAACGTTAAGTCATTCATGAACTGCAACGCTTTGCGGACAGGCTCTGTATTGAACGAAGGTTTACCATTCTCGTCAAAGATTCCGCCACCGTTCTGGTAGATCAATTGCATCCATTGCGGCCACCAGCTACCTGGATAGTAACCCCATTGAACCGTCTTGCCATTCTCTTGCACGGTCAGCTTCTGAGCTGCCGCCAGCAGATCTTCTTGTGTCCATTCCTTGGTTGGGTATTCTACCCCAGCCTTGTCGAACAGATCTTTGTTATAGAAAAGCACCATCGCGCCAGCGCGGTCAGGCAGTCCGAATTGTTTGCCATCATATTTCATCAAATTCGCGATATCGTCTGAATAACGCTCTGACATGTTCACATTGTGCTCCTTGATCATGTCATCGAGCGGAATAATCTGATTCTTAGAGGCGTACGCCTGATAGTTCTCGGCAATCATCATGATGTCAGGTGCAGTACCGCCGGCAATCATCGTCTGTACCTTCTGGTCATAATCCCCTGCAACAACGTTGAGCTTCACGTTAATGTCCGGATAGGTTTGTTTCACAATGTCGAGCCGTTCCTGATAAATCTTCTTCTCATCCTCTGAGCCCCAGATCGTCATACTTAGATCAACCTTGCCACCTTCCGAACCGCTTGCTCCACCATTCTCGCCTTTACTACAGGCTGTCAGACCAAATACCATGACCAGCATCAATAACGAAATGACCTTTAAACTTCT
This genomic interval carries:
- a CDS encoding carbohydrate ABC transporter permease, which produces MSNPSTVEKTISYIFLILVGVLLASPFLYMISIALASDATTVKSAFTFIPLEFQWSNFYTIFTNNNLGTYLKNSIIITVFTIIGSVLSASIVSYGFARIKAKGSRFLFIVLLSTMMIPGEVTMVPQFIIFRHLDWINTFYPLIVPSFFAGAFNVFLIRQFVMSIPKSLDEAAMIDGMGHPGIYWKIIMPLTYPILAAIAIFSFSYNWGNFMGPLIYINDPEKMPLALGVQLLTTVGGGQMPPWNLVMIASLFLTIPMVLVYLFGQRYVYEANISGGSSGIK
- a CDS encoding carbohydrate ABC transporter permease; amino-acid sequence: MKKKDGKWFYIFISPWLIGFLGLTLGPILFSIYMSFTNWDLFQSPNFIGIDNYKTLLTDDPIFWKSVGNTFFYALISIPLGMSISLWIAYYLNKKIKGITFFRILFYLPSVVPVVASSLLFIHLLAPTEGLINQALAVFGIQGPAWLLDPNWVKPALILMSLWGVGGGVVLLLAGMKGIPQELYEAAAIDGAKSSQSFFHITFPMLTPVIFFNLVTGMIGALQTFAQVFIVTAGGPDNSSQMVVPYLFQNAFQFYKMGYASAIAWVLFIIIMALTLVVFRSSALWVHYEEGKANE
- a CDS encoding ABC transporter substrate-binding protein, with the translated sequence MRRSLKVISLLMLVMVFGLTACSKGENGGASGSEGGKVDLSMTIWGSEDEKKIYQERLDIVKQTYPDINVKLNVVAGDYDQKVQTMIAGGTAPDIMMIAENYQAYASKNQIIPLDDMIKEHNVNMSERYSDDIANLMKYDGKQFGLPDRAGAMVLFYNKDLFDKAGVEYPTKEWTQEDLLAAAQKLTVQENGKTVQWGYYPGSWWPQWMQLIYQNGGGIFDENGKPSFNTEPVRKALQFMNDLTFVHGASPTPTEIADMGNIGADPLFAQGKIAMETTGFWNIGSLAKVEGINWDISPIWGETNAFFNGLTITNASKHKEEAFKVIEALTTPEAQMPMIKAGQDAPATKAGLSSDEFLNAEYGGKKINMAAFSESTIYAEPFNPQWNEMMKLINDKLGVYFNNKASLDDTVNEIQSGLERIYK